The nucleotide sequence TTTGCGGCTCTGCATGAGCCGTGTTTTCCAAGATTATTTGTGTTTTTGTTCCCCTTCTTTTTTGCTTATCCAAAAAAGAAGCCGAACCGGGAAGAAAAAAGGATAAAAGGCTGCCGCTTTCGGGGTATTCCATTCCCTGGCGATCCGTTCGACACGCTAACTATCGTTTATAACCCACAGAAAAAGTCCTGCTACTGATAGTTTGTTGTTTTATCCTGCTGTCCGCATCACTTCTATAAGGGTGATGAGTATGGCGACGACGGCGGAGGCAATGGCGACCCTGTCCGCTCTTTTGATGGCCTTGTAGATGCGTTCGAGTTCGGGGTCGTCGAGGTCGGCGAACTTGTGGGCACGGATGTATTTGACGGCTTCGCGGAAGCGGGGGTCGCCGAACTGGATGTTCCAGCGCGGGCGCCCCATGGCTTCATAGCGTGAGGGGTGGTTGTCGCGCAGGCGGTTCAGAAACGCATTCGTCTCCAGAAGCTGCTTCAGTACGGCGATGATGAAGAGGGCGGTGGCAGTGATGAAAAACAGGTTAAGCGTCATACGGATTCCTTCTGCAGGAAGCGGTTGGTGGTAAAAAATTGGTGGGGAAGTGTGTCGGGTGTGAAGGGCGTCCGCAATTACTTGCGGAGCTCTTTGATACGTGCAGATTTACCGGCACGGTCGCGCAGGTAAAAGAGTTTCGCACGGCGTACACGTCCGCGGCGAAGTACTTTGATCTCGTTGATGCTGTCGCTGTAGATCGGGAAAACACGCTCGATACCGATACCGTTGGCACCGATTTTACGAACTGTGATGGTTTTACCCGTTCCCTGACCGCGCATTGCGATACATACACCCTCGTAGTTCTGAACACGAGTTTTGTCACCCTCTTTAATGGTAACAGCGAGGCGTACGGTATCACCGGCGCGGAATTCTGGGACGTTCTTTTCAGCGACTTGAGCATTTTCGAAATTTTCGATGTATTTATTTCTCATACAATGTCCTTTTTCTATGCCTTTTAAGCTGCTCAGGCCTGAAGAATTTAGTCTTGCATTCTGACAAGGCAAATTTGAGTGCCGCAATTTTACTGTGGTTTCCCTTTAAGAATTCTGATGGCACGCCCTTATCGTCAAAAAGCGGGGGCTTTCCGAACGAGGGGGCTTCCAGCAGGTGGGTCTCAAAGCTTTCCGTCTCCAGTGACTCGCTGTTTCCGAGTACACCTTCGAGATTGCGGGCAATGGCATCGGTCATCACCAGCGAGGGCAGCTCCCCGCCGGTCAGGATATAGTCGCCGATACTGAAGAGTTCGTCCGCAAAGGTCTCGATGACCCTTTCGTCGATGCCTTCGTACCGGCCGCTGACAAATGCAACATGGTTTTTTTTGGCAAGCCGTTTGGCGTCGTTCTGCACAAAGGGTTTGCCGACAGGGGTCGCGAAAACGATATGGACGTCCGGATCGTTTTCGCGGAGCTGTTTGAGTGTGTCGTAGAGCGGCTGTGGCGTCATCACCATTCCGGCGCCTCCGCCGACGGCCGTGTCGTCGACCTTCCCGTGCTTGTTCGTCGTGAAGTCGCGCGGGTTGAGGTAGGCGACGCTGAAAAGCCCCTTCTCCTGCGCACGTTTGAGGATGGAGTCCTGGAAATAGCCCTCGATCAGGTTTGAGAAGAGGGTGACATAGGTAAAGGTCACGACTCCTCCAGGATGGCCATCGCGCCGTGTGCGGTGATCAGGGCCGCATCGGTATCGACGCTTTCGACAAATGGCGGCTGCTTGGGCAGAAGGAACTGCTTGGGCAGCCTTTGCTTCAGCAGCGCGTCGTCGGTTTTGATCTGCAGATAGTCGACCGCGCCGATACGCTCGATCTCCAGCACCTTGCCCAGCGCCACACCGTCTTCCATGACCGTGCACCCGATCAGGTCGAACCAGAAGTGTTCCCCCTCATCGAGGTGGCACATTTCGCGGGTACGTCCGTAGGTCGTGTAGAGCATGGTGTTGGTGTAGCGTTTGGCGTCCTCGGGGGTGTCGACGCCCTCGAGTTTGACCAGTTCGCGCTCCATGTTGACGGTTTCAAATACCAGGGGCGTGCGCTCTTTGGTATAGAAGGTCTCGCCGGGGACGAACTGTTCGGGAAAGTCGGTGAAGAGGTGCAGCTTCATCTCGCCGTGCAGGCCGACGGTGCGGCCCAGCGTGGCGATATGGAGCAGCCGGTCGTTATTCTGCCGCTTCGACATTGATGCGGTAGCTCTTGCCGTCTTTGGCTTTGCAGCCGGAGATGACGGTTTTGATGGCGCCGATCATCTTGCCCTCTTTGCCGATCAGCTTGCCGATGTCGGCACCGTTGGCATAGAGGACAATTTCGGCGATCTCGTCACCTTCGAACATCTCCACGCGGATGTCCTCGGGATGGGAGGCGATGAGACGTGCGTATTCGGCGACGAAATCGGTGACCATAATTATTTGCCGGTGATCTTTTTAACGCGGTCGCTCATTGTCGCGCCGACGCCGATCCAGTAGTTCAGACGCTCTTCGTCGATCTTCTGCTCTTTGGTCATCGGGTTGTACCAGCCGATCAGTTCGATCCAGCCGCCGTCACGGCGCTTGCGGGAGTCAGTAACCGCAACGCGGTAGAAAGGCTGTTTTTTGCGTCCCATACGGGTAAGACGGATTGTTGTCATTGTTCGTTCCTTCGATAAATAATAGGGTGAATGGTTTTCGGGAAGGTCGGAAAAAGAGGGTAGTGCAGCGGAACGATGAAGGAGTCACTCTAACATTGGTACCGCGGCCTCTAACCGTCTTATCGGAGACGTTCCGTGCAAACCGTTCGGGTATGCGATACGCCAATGTCACAGAGGTATTGTTCATAAGCGTAAAACGATGGTGAAATTATAGCGGAAAAATCAGTGAATGTAAAATCTTGCGTGCGGGGAAGAAATATAAGTTCTGCTTTGGGGTCACAGGGGTGCCCCCGGAGGGCCGTGCCTAGCGCGGGAATTTCCCGCCCTGCATCTGGCTCATCATGTTCTGCAGATCCTGCATCCCCTTTTTGCCGGAGAACTTCTTCGCCATCTTGGCGGCATTTTTGAACTGTTTGAGGATGCGGTTGACGTCCATCTGATCCATCCCGGCCCCCTGCGCCAGACGCTGCTTGCGGCTGTTGTTGAGCAGATCGGGGTCTTCGCGCTCTTTGGGGGTCATGGAGCTGACCAGCGCCTTGATCTGCTTGAGCTCCTGGGAGTTCTCCAGGTCGAAGTCCTTGAGCGCCTTGGACATGTCCCCCATCCCGGGGATCATCCCCAGCAGGGATTTCATGGAACCGAGTTTCTTCATGCTCTCCATCTGCTCGAGGAAGTCGTTGAAGTTGAACTGTCCCTTCTTGATCTTCTGGGTCAGCTTCTTCGCCTGTTTCTCATCGATGACGCTTGAAGCTTTCTCCGCAAGCCCCTCGATGTCCCCCAGCCCCATGAGGCGGTTGACGATGCGGTCGGGAAGGAAGACTTCCAGGTCCGCCATCTTTTCGCCGGCCCCGATGAAGCGCAGCGGTACCTGCACCTGCGAAGCGATGCCGAGGGCAACCCCGCCCTTGGCGTCACCGTCGTACTTGCTCAGGATGACCCCGTCGATACCGATCTGCTCTTTGAAGCTCTGGGCGGTACGGACGGCATCCTGCCCCGTCATGGAGTCGGCGACGTAAAAGATTTCGCTCGGCTTGGCGGCATCACGGACCTGCTTGAGCTCGCTCATCAGTTCTTCGTCGATGGCCAGGCGTCCGGCGGTATCGACGAGCACGACGTCGTACAGGCTGTTCTTCGCTTTGGCCATGGCGGCCGTGACGACCTCCACCGGATTCTTGGTCGCCTCGTCTTCATAGAGGTCGACGCCGATCTGGGCCGTGATCTGCCGGAGCTGTTCGACGGCAGCCATACGCTGCAGGTCCGCCGCGACGATCAGGACTTTTTTCTTTTTCTGCTCTTTGAGGTAGGTGGCGAGTTTCCCCGTCGTGGTCGTTTTCCCCGATCCCTGGAGGCCCGTCATCAGGATAACGGTCGGAGGGTTGGCTGCGAACACAAACCCCTGGTGCCCTTCGGTTTTGAGCAGGTCATGGAGGGTGAAACGCATCGCATCGAGGAATTGGTCCTTGCCGATGCCGGCTTTCTTCGTATCCAGTTCGACGCGTTCGATGAGCTCTTTAACGACCTTGTGATGGACATCGGCCTTGAGCAGCGCTTTTTTCAGTTCGGCAAGCGCCTTCTTAAGTGCCTTCTCATCGTCGTGGAATCGAATTTTCTTAATGGCGGATGTAAATGAATCCGTCAAGGTATCAAACACGGGTGCTCCTTGTACTCTGCATCGTAACTATCTATGGCGGGTGCAAAATGATGAAGGCGCATTATAGCAAAACACCCTTTGCAGGATGTTTGGTCTGTTCAGAAGTAAGGCCCATATTAAAGTATAAC is from Sulfurimonas sp. HSL-1656 and encodes:
- the rplS gene encoding 50S ribosomal protein L19 encodes the protein MRNKYIENFENAQVAEKNVPEFRAGDTVRLAVTIKEGDKTRVQNYEGVCIAMRGQGTGKTITVRKIGANGIGIERVFPIYSDSINEIKVLRRGRVRRAKLFYLRDRAGKSARIKELRK
- the trmD gene encoding tRNA (guanosine(37)-N1)-methyltransferase TrmD, which translates into the protein MTFTYVTLFSNLIEGYFQDSILKRAQEKGLFSVAYLNPRDFTTNKHGKVDDTAVGGGAGMVMTPQPLYDTLKQLRENDPDVHIVFATPVGKPFVQNDAKRLAKKNHVAFVSGRYEGIDERVIETFADELFSIGDYILTGGELPSLVMTDAIARNLEGVLGNSESLETESFETHLLEAPSFGKPPLFDDKGVPSEFLKGNHSKIAALKFALSECKTKFFRPEQLKRHRKRTLYEK
- the rimM gene encoding ribosome maturation factor RimM (Essential for efficient processing of 16S rRNA); translation: MSKRQNNDRLLHIATLGRTVGLHGEMKLHLFTDFPEQFVPGETFYTKERTPLVFETVNMERELVKLEGVDTPEDAKRYTNTMLYTTYGRTREMCHLDEGEHFWFDLIGCTVMEDGVALGKVLEIERIGAVDYLQIKTDDALLKQRLPKQFLLPKQPPFVESVDTDAALITAHGAMAILEES
- a CDS encoding KH domain-containing protein → MVTDFVAEYARLIASHPEDIRVEMFEGDEIAEIVLYANGADIGKLIGKEGKMIGAIKTVISGCKAKDGKSYRINVEAAE
- the rpsP gene encoding 30S ribosomal protein S16, which gives rise to MTTIRLTRMGRKKQPFYRVAVTDSRKRRDGGWIELIGWYNPMTKEQKIDEERLNYWIGVGATMSDRVKKITGK
- the ffh gene encoding signal recognition particle protein translates to MFDTLTDSFTSAIKKIRFHDDEKALKKALAELKKALLKADVHHKVVKELIERVELDTKKAGIGKDQFLDAMRFTLHDLLKTEGHQGFVFAANPPTVILMTGLQGSGKTTTTGKLATYLKEQKKKKVLIVAADLQRMAAVEQLRQITAQIGVDLYEDEATKNPVEVVTAAMAKAKNSLYDVVLVDTAGRLAIDEELMSELKQVRDAAKPSEIFYVADSMTGQDAVRTAQSFKEQIGIDGVILSKYDGDAKGGVALGIASQVQVPLRFIGAGEKMADLEVFLPDRIVNRLMGLGDIEGLAEKASSVIDEKQAKKLTQKIKKGQFNFNDFLEQMESMKKLGSMKSLLGMIPGMGDMSKALKDFDLENSQELKQIKALVSSMTPKEREDPDLLNNSRKQRLAQGAGMDQMDVNRILKQFKNAAKMAKKFSGKKGMQDLQNMMSQMQGGKFPR